CATCTTGTATCGCCTACCTATGAATTATTGAAAAAAGATTGACATGTATTGAATTGTCAAATTATGATGAATTGGTGCTATATGATGGACGTGCGTAGCTTTGTATGAATATGAGGGTTTGGACACGAGGGTGTGGTTGTTCAGAGGACAAATGAGGGGCTGGCCAGCGCAGTCCGCGGAGATGTTTAGAAGGTCGAATTTTCCTAATCCGATTGTAGATGCTCTTGCCTATATACCAGTTGTAGATGCTCTGACATGTATACGAAACATGTAAAAGACATTAACACCGGACAAGTGAgccgatttacaaatacaatgaaccATTCACCATTCAGACAACACTTTTATCGTCCATCGCCAGTGATAAGCTCCGGTTTTGTTGCTTTTGTTGTGACTAGTAAATGTGTATGTGCAATATATTTATTGTGCGTgaatattaggtaggatattagttgCATGTAGAACATGTTGAATGCAGTGAAGCCATCTAGATTAGTTCCTATAGTATTttctgtcaaattttgaccatatattCGGCTAGCAAATTATAAATAATAGTATGCAACAAATATAGTACCATGGGAAACTACTTTCAAATACAAATCTACGATATACTTATATTTTGTTAGTCAAACATACGgtcaaaatttgatgcaaaatacgATGGGAACTAATAAACCCGGACAAAGGTAGTATTTGTGTATTAATTATGTGATTAGCATTGAGTTTAATATTTGGTATGATATCTATTACATGCTAAACATGTTGAACACTTATCATTCAAACTATCTAGATCATAGGATTGACCTGGTTTCATGGTCAAGATTAACTAAATTTGCCCCTTTAAATCTTTTTATACCATATATAGATTAGAATTTTTTTTCCTTGCAATAGGCAGTTAGTAGTAATAGTATGCAATGTGTCCAGTATTGTCCAATGGCTCATACATCAAAGTCGAAGGCCTGCATCCAACGGTCCAGCGGAGATGAGGAGCGGTGCAGCTCCCCTTCCCCCCATATTTCCCCTTGAACACTCGATCGGACATTGTTCGGGCCAAAAACAATCAATCCAATTGGATCTCTCAAACCCAGCTCATATGTTTGGGTTGTCCAACACATTTCAAACCCATCCCATATGTGAAGCGGAATTGGGGCCACACAGACGTGTTCGACACATCGGACCGGCCTACTCTGACCCCATAAAATTTCTTTCCTATCCCCACCCCGAACCAAACCCTAACCATTCTTTTTAGTCCATTTCACTTCAAGTTCGCTCCCCCTCCCACTCCAGCTCCTCCGCGCACATCTCTAGTCATCTCCGACATGGCTAGCAGTGCATCTGAGTCCGATCGGTCCGGATCCGTCGAATGAAAGTTGGCCGCCTGCTTAGACAAGGAGGAGATAGTTGCTCGGCTTGCGGTCTGTCGGTCCCAGTAGGATGGCCGAGCTCCGCCGTCGAAGTCAGCCCGTTGCGAATCCACCAGTCGGTCGCCTTCTTCGCCACTCTGGATGGCATCCAGAGGTGGCGCTGCGTCCGGCGTAAGCGGACGCCACCTATCCAGGTCGTCACAGCATCAGCTACGCATCAAGAGGAGGGCCCAATCATAGCCCAGAAAGCCTCCAAGGCTGGCTGGTGCTGGACCATTATCCCCGAGTCTGAGGTCAATGGCAGCAATGCGCAAAGGCATAAATGCTTCCACTACGACGATGCGCCCTGGATCGAGGGACGGCGTGCCCACTGTAAAGGGAGAAGGCGCGTTCCGCGCATGAAGGCTGGCGATGAGGATGCCCGTGACCTCGTGGTGGAGCAAATTTGGGTTGTTCTTGCCTTCGTCGGCCTTTCCATTGTTGAGGAGGATGTGGAGCTCCGGCGCTGATCATATATGTGTCAACCCTATTGCATATTCGGCCGCTACTTCCACAACCATGAAGAAAAGGATAGGGGCAAGAGAGGCCCAAAAGGAGATGACCCAAGTATGGCCACTGAGGCACCGAGCCTGTAACTCACAGAGCGGACAAATGACCATTCCAGTAGAGAACCNNNNNNNNNNNNNNNNNNNNNNNNNNNNNNNNNNNNNNNNNNNNNNNNNNNNNNNNNNNNNNNNNNNNNNNNNNNNNNNNNNNNNNNNNNNNNNNNNNNNNNNNNNNNNNNNNNNNNNNNNNNNNNNNNNNNNNNNNNNNNNNNNNNNNNNNNNNNNNNNNNNNNNNNNNNNNNNNNNNNNNNNNNNNNNNNNNNNNNNNNNNNNNNNNNNNNNNNNNNNNNNNNNNNNNNNNNNNNNNNNNNNNNNNAAACACTTGAACATTGCTTGGACCAAAAACAATCAATCCAATCGGATCCCTCAAACTCAACTCATATGTCCGAGCTGTCCAACACATTTCAAACCCAACTCATGTGTGAAAAGGAGTTGGGGCCACCCAGATGAGTCGGACACGTCGGACCGGCCTACTCCGACCCCATAAAATTCCTTTCCTATACCCACCTCGAACCAAACCCTAGCCAGTCTTCTCTGTCCATTTCACTTCAAGTTTGCTCCCCCTCCCACTCCGGCTCCTCTGTGCACATCTCTGGTCATCTCCGGCATGGTTAGCAGCGCATCTGAGTAAGGTCGGTCCGGATCCGTCGAATGAGAGTTGATCGCCTGCTTGGATAAGGAGGAGATAGTTGTCCTGCTTGCAATCCGTCGGTCCTGGTAGGATGGCCGAGCTCCGTGTCGAAGTCAGCTTGTTGTGGGTCCACTAGTCGGACGCCTTCTCTGCCACTCCAGATGGCATCTAGCGCTGGCGCCGCATGCGGCTTAAGCGGACGCCGCCTATCCACATCGTCACTGCATCAACAACGCGTTAAGAGGAGGGCCCGACTCGTAGCCCAGAGAGCCTCCGAGGCAGGCTGGCGATGGACCCTTGTCTCCGAGTCTAAGGTCAATGGCAGCAATGCGCAAGTGTACTGATGCTCCAGATGCTTCCACTGCGGCGGCGCGCCCTGGATCGAGGGATGGCGTGCCGCGCAACGGAGGCCGATGATGAGGTTGCCTGTGACCTCGCGGTGGAGCAAACTCGGGTCGTAGGTGCCCTCGCCGGCCTTTCCATTGTTGAGGAGGATGTGTCACGTCCTGACACATCCAGCTCCGTCTCAATCCTATTGTGTATTCGACCGCTACTCCCACAACCAATAAGACAAGGGCAAGAGAGGCCCAAAAGAAAGAAGATGAGCCGAGTACGGTGACCGAGGCACCGAGCCCATAACTCGCAGAGCGGACAAACGAGACGCAAAGCAAGAGAGATTTGTGGCTTTGACGGCGTCGCGTCACTCAAAGGTGGCCGTGGCGAGAGTGCCGCGTCTCCGTCTTGGTCCTCCCCACGTTGTCCTTTTTGGCTCGGTGATGAAGATTCTGGCCGTCGACTACGGCCGATGACTGACTGACTGACTGACTGAACAAGAGATGCACTCCTAAAATCGCAACGTAGAAATGTAGAAATCACTTAGAATCGCACAGGGCAGGGGACGGGCGGTACATCGTAATCTGCACGGAAAAAAACACGCGCGCTTTTACGGCCAAGTGCGCGCGCGGCGATGAGGACGCGGAGAGGGAGGAGGCCACCGCCGCCAAGGCCAGGGAAGGGCCAGGCGGGGTGATGGGACGGGACGAGACGGTGGCCGGGGGGTTGACGCGACGGGCAGCCCGTGGGGCGTCGACACCGCTCCACGTCGACCCATGCATCGGCTCCGTTGGTGCTCTCGCTTTGGTCGATTCCGTCGGTCCACCCGGGAATCCCCTCTCCCTCTCGATGctgcgcgggcgcgggcgcggcgTCTCCGCTCCACATTTTGTACGGCGGCCGCGTCCGGCCGGATTCGCGTCGCGTCGAGTCCATGGTGGAGCCAGCCGTGGAGGCTAGCAGTCGTGAAGGCTGGGGAGATGCCGGTCCGGGAGATGGACGTCACCtggtggaggaggtggtggtggtggccggagcaATCATTGGCGGAGGGAGGACGGCGAGACCAGTAGTCGGAGAGCGACAGGGATGAGGACGACGATCGTCCCTCTGGCTTCACCTTGGGAGCGGGCGTGTGGCGGCCAAAGGCTCGGAGCGCCTCGTGCTGGCGCCACTCTTGTCACGTCAGGGGCCTATCGGCTACTACCGGCTCCCAAGGCGAAGAcgggatggagatggagatggcgaGCCAGCCTGAGCCAGATGGGATGGATCCGCCGCACTTGCAACAGTACTCCAGTGGTGGCAtatatgcgtgcgtgcgtgcgtggtaaCAGCAACTTGGCATGTTACCACCGCCAATGGGCACGATCAGTTTCCATCTACACACACGAGCTACTAACATGGGATGGGTCGTCGTCCACGACCAGCACTGGTAGCCAAGCCATGTACAATTGGCTCCCAAATGGATAgggcatagatagatagatatgtaCGAGGACCACCTGAACCGTGTCCTGTGGTGTGGTGGATACGAGTGAGGACCACCTGAAAGCAGAAACAGGAGTACCGGTGGATCTCCCTTTGACAGAAGGACATCCCCTTCAACTCGAGCTTCAGCAGTGGAGCTGACCAAACGTGGGACGCCGGAACAGCGGAAAATGACTCGAGATGTTGGGGTGGGGGCACGCACGCAGAGACCTTGCAGAGAAGTAGACCGTCGATGGCAACTCGTCAAGTCGACCCCTGGGCGCACCTTTCAGGCCTGCACTGCACACAAAGCCACGAAAGTACGCCCAACATGTCTGCAAGATATATCTGAAACAGGTTTggtttcctcgttcttcgttcagtTTAGAGAGTGCACCATACGTACTTCTGTCTCTCTTGTCAGAGAGCTCTAGAGCAGCTCATCTGCAGGTACTCCATGCGGTGAGACGTGGGGCTGTGCCACCGCACGCGATCCCAATTCACAGGACCTCACCAAAACGCCCACCGGGGCGAAAGAGGTTCTGAAGATGAATTTGCCAAGTCAGAAATGGAGCAATGTTGATGCAGCTACCAAGCTTCTGCATGAGTAATTCTTCAGGATTACCGAGTGTTGCTTGGCCATGCAACTGCCTCTCATTGCGAGTCTGATCACGTAGCGCATGACTGAATTTACCTAAATTATGCAGACTCCAGGGATTGGGAAACCGACGGCTTTGGTTCACTCAACCaacccctgagctcttcatgtaatgtgctggttaaaccatcttgtggTCATCTAATAAAGGATGTGTTAGTTCAAAAAGACGAAACAGATTGATCCATCCAATTTGCATCATGCATTCAATATACCAAAGTTCGTGAGCCAAGCCGCTGAACAAGCTCAGTACAGGCTAGCAGAATCAGGACTCGGTTTCTGGACAATACATACCCGGTTCATTGTTCGGTTACCGCTTACTGCCGGAAGACGACGGTTAATAAGACTAACATCTACTACGACATAGCAAATCCCTGGCGACTACCAAAAAAACACTGACCAATGCTGGCCCAAGGTTGCAGGCCTAGCAGCTCCCTCTCAGTATGTCATGGCAGCAAGCCTTCGAGGCGGAGTCCTCGATCGTCGCTGTGCTGGCCTGTCAGCAAGGAAAACCAGTCATCAGTAGATTGCAGAGACAAATAGAGGAGACCATCAACATCAACAGCATAACTGTGAATTCCACTTGCACAATACAGATCTCTACTCTATAAATATAGAGGCTGGTGACAGAAGTTGCACATCTACAGCACAGACGGACATGGCATCTAGGGGAGGTAAAAGCATCGTCTTCTCTACAGTTTAGATTAGGCAATAAAATAACGTAGCTTAAATAGGTGATCGCACTGTCCTTTTACAGCATACATTCAGTCTAGGATGATTACTGAAACACGTGTTATTCATTTGCAATCTACACATAATCATGAAACCAAGGGAAGATAGCCGTATCTAATCCCAACGATATGAACTGAGAAAACTAGTTATACTGCATTACTAAGCATTTCATTTCACGAAACCAGATGAGATACGGGTTCACCAATGCTGAACCTTCTCCAGGAAAGACTATTCAATCACCTTATAATCTTTGAGGTTGTTAGGTTTACAGAAGAAAGTAATATTGTCGTGTAGTAGCGAGGAAATGAAAAACAATAGCTCTAGCTTGCAAGAATTTTGTGACAGGGCAATGGCAAGGACAAATATACAATTATAGAATGTAAATACAGATCACACAAAGAAGACACTGTCAGTAACAAGCATGTGGTCCAAATTAAGTATCATATCAAAAATTGGCATAAAGATTTATCAACCAGAGGAAATGCAGGACAAAACACGTTTAGTTCGCACCCTGCACTCATGACGTTCTGTATAGGACCTCTGTTGAATGCCCAATCAACATGGATAGTCTTTGTTAGCAGCTCTGTCCCATTCATTCTTCTGATTGCAGTTTGTGCTTCCTCAAAAATTCCATATTCAACCAATGCATATCCCTGTGTTGAGCAGATAAACACAGGTGTGAGAAATTAGAGAGCTTCTTCACAAACAAAAAGGCATATTTGGCATAATCGCCAATTGTATATGTAGGCAAGAAACTTTCTTCGCAAGTGTAAACAATAATCTCAACCATTTGTGCCACTACAGTAAGATGAATGCAATTCTGGCAAACTCTTGGTGCTTATTTCGACAGAACTGCCTGTCACACCCCATGATACTTGCACAAATTGGTGAGAAGAAAAAGGCATGGCCAAAAATGAAAGTAAAAATAGTAAAGCTTACAAGCTGACTTTGTATTCAAGAACTTGCAACATTGCACGCAGCATATATCAAGCAATTGTATGTCCTTTAGAGTTTTCTGATCACGGTTTTGCAGGAGTCCAACCACTCCCATTGATCCAAATTCCTAAACAGGACCACTCCAAGACATAATTCAGTACAGACCGGTAAGCGGTAAGCATAGCTTCAAGTACCAAGTTATCAGTGCATTTGCTTTCATGTGGCTCATCCGGAATTGCACTACCAGCAAAGAAGGGACCTCCTTTATTTTAGAAAGACTATCAAATTTACCTTGCCATATCCAGTGCGGCGCTCCAGGTTGAGATGCAAGTCCTTGACCTCACCAAACTCAGCAAAAGCATCATACAGATCACTTTCTTCTGCATCTTCTTTGACTCCTGAGACAATTATTATCCATCCTTCAATTGCTACAAGGTAACAGAGTTTTCCATTACTAATGCCAGAAAATGGTCAAAATGGCAATATATGCAGAAGAAGTTGACAATAACAGCAAATAATCTATTAGAAAAGTATGAGAGCAGAAGCCAAGTATGGGATAACCACATAGATTAGCATGAAACAGAACCCACAGCTAGTGATCAGACAAACCTGTAGATGATTTGTTACCAATGCTGGATTACATTTTATAGACTATGGAATATTGTTTATAAGGCGTCCCCCGCCTTAGACGCTTAGGCGGCAAGGCGCCCTGGCAGCGCCTTACAATTATGCCTGCTTTAGGCGCTTAGGCGTCAAGGCGGTTGGTGCTCACCTTAGGTCGCCTTACCGTCTTATAAACAATGATATGGAAAATTAGCATGCAAGTAACCAGGAACTAGCAGGAACGGCCATGCCTTCATGTAAGATGTTCCTCAGAGTATAAAAACTTGAGGCAAATCATTTTGCACTACTGGGGTGACAATTGCTTACCTAGTAGTACATGACCGATGTAACCAGAATGCCAAGGGCTGGCATACAAGGTGGAAAACAAAATAAGCAGTGTCATATGCCCATtggatcaaccatcactatatcattGTGTAGTCATACAAAATTTGTTCAGATGTTCTGTTTCAGTTCTGTCACTTCTTGATGTTTTGACTTGTTAATTCTTTCGGCTTCAAGAAAACACTAAAAGTTTGAAAGACTACCAGCTACATTTTTTAGCATAAAACAAGT
Above is a window of Triticum dicoccoides isolate Atlit2015 ecotype Zavitan chromosome 5B, WEW_v2.0, whole genome shotgun sequence DNA encoding:
- the LOC119310410 gene encoding uncharacterized protein LOC119310410 — encoded protein: MWSGDAAPAPAQHREGEGIPGWTDGIDQSESTNGADAWVDVERCRRPTGCPSRQPPGHRLVPSHHPAWPFPGLGGGGLLPLRVLIAARALGRVHLLFSQSVSQSSAVVDGQNLHHRAKKDNVGRTKTETRHSRHGHL